The genomic region GCGGACGCGTTCGCGGTAGGCGGTGACGGCCCAGCCCAGGCCGAACAGGGCCACGAACAGCAGGGGCAGGGACAGGGTTGCCATGGCGATGAGGAAGGCCGTGGCGGCGAGGAGGCCGGTGGCGATGACCGGCCAGCGGCGGTCGTCGCTGGGCGGGGCTGGACGGCCGGCGCGCAGGCCCTCGGCGAAGACGGGGTCTTCGGCTTCC from Crossiella sp. CA-258035 harbors:
- a CDS encoding DUF3040 domain-containing protein, which codes for MLSQGDRRRLEELASQLEAEDPVFAEGLRAGRPAPPSDDRRWPVIATGLLAATAFLIAMATLSLPLLFVALFGLGWAVTAYRERVRRAHHWTTRAQRRRLS